One region of Dysidea avara chromosome 1, odDysAvar1.4, whole genome shotgun sequence genomic DNA includes:
- the LOC136256123 gene encoding probable outer membrane protein pmp20, giving the protein MSLLRTTKVFLILFLSRYIEVAYSATPDPCVYSVRGADHIVDDSQTIQQCCSARNCTFNSLVEALTSVASNVIVNIFDTVLLSSNVWIENVSNVVITGRDNPTVYCTASSSVRFMSSGNVTIEGITWQGCGYNNSGGFSPVISFYNSSEVTVQGCTFNDSSGQVLSLSMMSGDVTIDDCDFTNNNEYDGQGVAVYYTSFRENQQPLLTITRCDFISNGPAESVVYINASNDNGYGSLVLQNSVFTSNKAVSVQVAQTYLHLRGSVLFEQNRATDGAGIFCNNSTIIFNSGSSVYFTNNSADNNGGAIYLSGGSSFSFSNNLDIIFENNSAVENGGAIFGEVETITIVVETSRMVFDSNRARGGGALYANRNIDVRITGSSVVTFSKNYATGGFGTGNGGVMYAVENITLSIEESSDVIVAGNSAGYHGGIMYGGDIADIKINGNSVARFANNIAIRDGGIVYGATYVGIVISGNAQVTFYNNIGGEGGVIYMDREGSITFEENSVVTFNSNNAGDYGGAIYTEHSIDILIIGNSMVTFTNNSAELGGAVYVCDYGNVTFSKNSVVLFNSNTAIDSGGAFYVDYDINIQITGNSRVTFNNNTANYGGSFYVCELFAATFDENSIVTFDNNMVDSYGGAVYIDDCGDILITGNSLVAVANNIAGDDGGAFYIYEEFIRFSGNSVTTFENNIAGGDGGAIYFREDCNITFGGSSVVKFDNNSALGFGGAIYTEQTAVLFSGVSSVTFCNNNAGHNGGALYSIQNSVILITEDSSVNFTNNNATNGGAMYQDQSSVSLKSSRIVTFSDNNAVSGGAVFCTDNSSVLLGEESDTSFISNTATNGGGIYSENYCIVSFEDDITSATFTSNSASTGGALYCGNNSSVLFEPNADVSFVSNMATDTENLFPEEFCIVIFNGTDECLSTNGSGSCTDNQQCSNFNSVFECTCLDGYTYASAFPDTCVDIDECATDNGGCQQTCNNTNGSFFCSCSTGYMLNSDQLACDDINECDVNSCPRECVNTIGSFQCTCGSDESYNRNTNRCTEESEGLSGGVIAVIVIAPILVVIIIVLMVVAVLLYIKHHKDKGKVKTETSLPDERGGDKPVSFAEVQKSEDDK; this is encoded by the exons ATGAGTCTTTTAAGGACTACGAAAGTGTTTCTGATTCTTTTCTTATCTCGATATATCGAAGTTGCATATTCTGCTACTCCGGATCCTTGTGTTTACTCAGTCCGCGGTGCTGATCACATCGTTGATGATAGCCAGACAATTCAACAGTGTTGTTCGGCTAGAAATTGTACGTTTAACTCACTCGTCGAAGCACTGACCAGTGTAGCCAGTAACGTGATTGTAAACATTTTCGACACTGTGTTGTTGTCTTCCAACGTGTGGATAGAAAATGTTAGTAATGTGGTAATAACTGGACGCGATAATCCTACCGTCTACTGTACGGCCAGTAGTAGCGTACGCTTCATGTCCTCTGGTAATGTGACCATTGAAGGAATTACTTGGCAAGGGTGTGGTTATAACAACTCTGGTGGGTTCAGTCCAGTAATTAGTTTTTACAACTCTTCTGAGGTTACAGTTCAAGGGTGCACTTTTAATGATTCATCAGGACAGGTGTTGTCATTGTCAATGATGTCAGGAGATGTGActattgatgattgtgattttaCAAATAACAATGAGTATGATGGTCAAGGTGTAGCAGTGTATTACACATCTTTTAGGGAAAATCAACAACCACTGCTCACAATTACTAGGTGTGACTTTATTTCAAATGGACCAGCTGAAAGTGTGGTTTACATTAATGCCTCTAATGACAATGGGTATGGAAGTTTGGTTTTGCAAAATTCTGTGTTTACCAGCAACAAAGCAGTATCAGTTCAAGTTGCGCAAACTTACCTACATCTCAGAGGAAGTGTATTGTTTGAACAAAACCGGGCTACTGATGGTGCAGGCATATTCTGCAATAACTCCACTATAATATTCAATAGCGGGTCCAGTGTGTACTTTACCAACAATTCAGCTGACAACAATGGTGGAGCTATTTACTTGTCTGGTGGTAGTAGCTTTTCGTTTAGCAATAATTTGGATATAATCTTTGAAAATAACAGTGCTGTTGAAAATGGTGGAGCGATTTTTGGTGAAGTAGAAACCATAACAATTGTTGTCGAAACTTCTAGGATGGTTTTTGATAGTAATAGAGCTCGTGGTGGTGGTGCATTGTATGCTAACAGAAATATTGATGTGAGGATAACTGGAAGCTCAGTGGTAACATTCAGCAAAAACTATGCTACTGGTGGCTTTGGAACTGGCAATGGAGGTGTCATGTATGCAGTGGAAAACATTACTCTCTCAATTGAGGAAAGTTCAGATGTAATAGTTGCTGGAAATAGTGCCGGGTATCATGGAGGAATCATGTATGGAGGTGATATTGCAGACATTAAAATAAATGGAAATTCTGTTGCAAGATTTGCTAACAATATTGCCATTAGGGATGGTGGCATTGTTTATGGAGCCACTTATGTTGGTATTGTAATAAGTGGAAATGCGCAAGTAACATTTTATAACAATATTGGTGGTGAAGGAGGTGTCATATACATGGATAGAGAAGGCAGCATCACATTTGAAGAGAACTCGGTGGTAACATTTAATAGCAACAATGCAGGTGATTACGGAGGTGCTATTTACACAGAGCATAGTATTGATATCCTGATTATTGGTAATTCAATGGTGACTTTTACTAACAACAGTGCTGAATTAGGAGGTGCAGTTTATGTATGCGATTATGGGAATGTAACATTTAGCAAAAACTCGGTTGTCTTGTTTAATAGTAACACTGCTATTGATTCTGGAGGTGCATTTTATGTAGATTATGATATCAATATCCAGATTACTGGTAACTCAAGAGTAACATTTAACAATAACACTGCTAATTATGGAGGCTCATTTtatgtttgtgaactttttgcTGCGACTTTTGATGAAAACTCCATTGTTACATTTGACAATAATATGGTTGATTCCTATGGAGGTGCCGTTTACATTGATGATTGTGGTGACATTCTCATTACTGGAAATTCACTAGTAGCAGTAGCAAACAACATTGCAGGTGATGATGGAGGTGCTTTTTATATATATGAAGAATTTATCAGATTTAGCGGAAATTCAGTAACAACATTTGAAAATAACATAGCTGGGGGTGATGGAGGTGCTATTTACTTTAGGGAAGACTGCAATATAACATTTGGTGGTAGTTCTGTTGTAAAGTTTGATAATAACAGTGCTTTAGGTTTTGGGGGAGCAATTTATACAGAACAAACTGCAGTTTTGTTCAGCGGAGTATCATCAGTAACATTTTGTAACAACAATGCAGGACACAATGGTGGAGCTCTGTATAGCATCCAAAACTCAGTCATATTAATCACGGAAGATTCCAGTGTGAATTTCACCAATAACAATGCGACCAACGGAGGAGCAATGTATCAAGATCAGAGTAGTGTATCGTTGAAAAGTTCCAGAATTGTAACATTCAGTGATAACAATGCTGTATCTGGTGGAGCTGTGTTTTGTACTGATAATTCATCTGTATTGTTGGGAGAAGAATCAGACACATCTTTTATCAGTAATACTGCTACTAATGGTGGTGGTATATATTCTGAAAATTATTGCATCGTGTCATTTGAAGATGACATAACATCAGCAACATTTACTAGTAACAGTGCGTCAACTGGTGGAGCTTTATATTGTGGTAACAACTCTTCTGTGCTGTTTGAACCAAATGCTGATGTAAGCTTTGTTAGTAACATGGCCACTGATACTGAAAATTTATTTCCTGAGGAGTTCTGCATTGTCATATTTAATG gTACTGATGAATGTTTGTCAACCAACGGCTCTGGATCATGCACTGATAATCAGCAATGCAGTAACTTCAACAGTGTCTTTGAATGTACTTGTTTGGATGGTTATACGTATGCTTCAGCTTTTCCAGATACATGTGTTG ATATTGATGAATGTGCaactgataatggaggatgCCAGCAAACATGTAATAATACAAATGGCTCATTTTTCTGTTCCTGTTCAACTGGATACATGCTCAATTCAGACCAACTTGCTTGTGATGACATTAATGAATGTGATGTTAATTCATGTCCTAGAGAATGTGTCAACACCATCGGATCATTTCAGTGTACTTGTGGCAGTGACGAGTCATATAACCGCAACACTAACAGATGTACAGAGGAATCAGAAGGCCTATCAGGCGGCGTAATAGCTGTAATAGTAATAGCTCCCATTCTAGTTGTAATAATCATTGTCTTGATGGTTGTTGCTGTTCTACTATACATCAAGCATCACAAGGATAAAGGAAAGGTCAAAACAGAGACTAGTTTACCTGATGAAAGGGGAGGAGATAAACCAGTGTCTTTTGCAGAAGTACAAAAGTCAGAGGATGATAAATAA
- the LOC136256131 gene encoding uncharacterized protein isoform X3, which produces MVLASYKAFEEDSKASAGPYIQRIILVGLPKLTIIAFSVVIVGFTSELLFSEESNLNPAAFMCYANSGAEKSDHRICHNGIAAAVSSILVCMMLLIFDTFIPCLNKMFKRLAHFFSLLFSIIMAVYLLVTSALLANLYTRYCDEIDEFSKCEEDERRFLVIPVFGFLTMVGWAVVGVLSMILLALGA; this is translated from the exons ATGGTGCTTGCTTCCTACAAGGCATTTGAAGAAGACAGCAAAGCTTCAGCCGGACCATACATCCAAAGGATTATATTAGTAGGACTACCCAAGCTGACAATAATT GCATTTTCTGTTGTCATTGTGGGTTTCACCAGCGAGCTGTTATTTTCAGAAGAAAGTAATTTGAATCCTGCAGCATTTATGTGTTATGCTAACAGTGGAGCTGAAAAAAGTGATCATCGTATTTGTCACAATGGGATTGCTGCTGCTGTGTCTTCCATACTAGTTTGCATGATGTTGCTGATATTTGATACATTCATTCCATGTCTAAATAAAATG ttTAAGAGACTGGCCCACTTCTTCTCATTGTTGTTTTCCATCATAATGGCTGTCTACCTGTTGGTGACCAGTGCTCTGTTAGCTAACCTGTACACAAGATATTGTGATGAAATAGATGAATTTTCAAAATGTGAAGAAGATGAAAGGAGATTTTTAGTTATTCCTGTGTTTGGATTTTTAACCATGGTCGGATGG GCTGTTGTTGGAGTGCTTTCCATGATACTACTGGCCTTGGGAGCCTGA
- the LOC136256131 gene encoding uncharacterized protein isoform X2: MSKCILFQSSLYTLAQRLEYKNQRTMVLASYKAFEEDSKASAGPYIQRIILVGLPKLTIIAFSVVIVGFTSELLFSEESNLNPAAFMCYANSGAEKSDHRICHNGIAAAVSSILVCMMLLIFDTFIPCLNKMFKRLAHFFSLLFSIIMAVYLLVTSALLANLYTRYCDEIDEFSKCEEDERRFLVIPVFGFLTMVGWAVVGVLSMILLALGA, translated from the exons ATGTCAAAGTGCATTTTGTTCCAGAGCAGTTTATACACACTAGCACAAAGATTGGAGTACAAG AACCAAAGAACAATGGTGCTTGCTTCCTACAAGGCATTTGAAGAAGACAGCAAAGCTTCAGCCGGACCATACATCCAAAGGATTATATTAGTAGGACTACCCAAGCTGACAATAATT GCATTTTCTGTTGTCATTGTGGGTTTCACCAGCGAGCTGTTATTTTCAGAAGAAAGTAATTTGAATCCTGCAGCATTTATGTGTTATGCTAACAGTGGAGCTGAAAAAAGTGATCATCGTATTTGTCACAATGGGATTGCTGCTGCTGTGTCTTCCATACTAGTTTGCATGATGTTGCTGATATTTGATACATTCATTCCATGTCTAAATAAAATG ttTAAGAGACTGGCCCACTTCTTCTCATTGTTGTTTTCCATCATAATGGCTGTCTACCTGTTGGTGACCAGTGCTCTGTTAGCTAACCTGTACACAAGATATTGTGATGAAATAGATGAATTTTCAAAATGTGAAGAAGATGAAAGGAGATTTTTAGTTATTCCTGTGTTTGGATTTTTAACCATGGTCGGATGG GCTGTTGTTGGAGTGCTTTCCATGATACTACTGGCCTTGGGAGCCTGA